A genomic segment from Longimicrobium sp. encodes:
- a CDS encoding DUF2905 domain-containing protein, producing the protein MDNRSLGLVVVALGAAVVVAGLLIMAGGLGWFGRLPGDVRVQSGGVRVYFPIVSMLLVSVVLSLLVALVRRFL; encoded by the coding sequence ATGGACAACCGCTCCCTGGGGCTTGTCGTCGTTGCGCTCGGCGCCGCCGTCGTCGTCGCCGGCCTGCTGATCATGGCCGGCGGGCTCGGCTGGTTCGGGCGCCTCCCCGGCGACGTGCGCGTGCAGAGCGGCGGCGTGCGCGTCTACTTCCCGATCGTGTCCATGCTGCTCGTCTCCGTCGTCCTGAGCCTGCTGGTGGCCCTGGTCCGCCGCTTCCTCTAG